In Chitinophaga nivalis, a single genomic region encodes these proteins:
- a CDS encoding FecR family protein — protein MDTEQIKILLERYNQGSCSPEEADIINQWFERINRHQSAVVDDAALDLQLESIKLHINEQIAPATPVRRMYAWYWSAAAAAILLAAALFWFNNQRPAATLLPEKQLAKLPPAKSNRVEKDGFIEITTAKGANENIVLEDGSSIALNAGSKVRYPSHFSASARNVFLEEGEAFFQVSTDPKRQFVVRAAEIATTALGTTFNIRAYSQENQVTVALISGKVKIDQLNGDGQETASMILLPSEQISYNRQSLSLVKTVFSKPDEVTGWQQGYLVFRDAPYNEIVTSIENRYGVTVINKSDKTKWNYTGFFKNESLKDVMDIICIAKSLSYTIKNDTIYLVNKN, from the coding sequence GTGGACACAGAACAGATAAAAATATTGCTGGAGCGATATAATCAGGGGAGTTGCTCACCGGAAGAAGCGGATATTATAAACCAATGGTTTGAACGTATCAACCGGCATCAATCTGCCGTAGTGGACGACGCTGCACTCGATTTGCAGCTGGAATCCATAAAATTGCATATCAATGAACAGATCGCTCCTGCCACACCGGTGCGCCGGATGTATGCCTGGTACTGGTCTGCCGCTGCCGCAGCTATCCTGCTGGCAGCAGCCCTGTTCTGGTTCAATAACCAACGCCCGGCGGCTACGCTCCTTCCGGAAAAACAGCTGGCGAAACTACCGCCTGCAAAAAGCAACCGGGTGGAGAAAGACGGCTTTATAGAAATCACGACTGCCAAAGGTGCCAATGAAAATATTGTACTGGAAGATGGCAGCTCCATTGCACTCAACGCAGGCAGTAAAGTGCGCTATCCAAGCCACTTCTCCGCGTCTGCACGGAACGTTTTCCTGGAAGAAGGGGAAGCGTTTTTTCAGGTGAGCACTGATCCCAAACGACAGTTTGTGGTAAGAGCAGCCGAAATTGCCACCACCGCACTGGGCACCACCTTCAACATCCGGGCGTACAGCCAGGAAAACCAGGTGACCGTAGCCCTGATCAGTGGTAAAGTAAAAATAGACCAGCTGAATGGCGATGGCCAGGAAACAGCCTCTATGATCCTGTTACCCAGTGAACAGATCAGCTATAACCGGCAATCCCTCAGCCTCGTTAAAACGGTCTTTTCCAAACCGGATGAAGTAACCGGCTGGCAACAAGGTTATCTTGTATTCCGCGATGCCCCTTATAATGAAATTGTTACCAGTATTGAAAACCGCTACGGTGTAACGGTGATCAATAAAAGCGATAAAACCAAGTGGAATTACACCGGCTTTTTTAAAAATGAAAGCCTGAAAGACGTTATGGATATTATTTGTATTGCAAAATCATTATCTTATACCATTAAAAACGATACTATTTATCTGGTAAATAAAAACTAG
- a CDS encoding AraC family transcriptional regulator, with protein MKPILIKVGAFADNQITIIERCDPYFNTPFHFHPECELVYVTESHGKRIVGDSIESFEEGDMVFLGPHIPHVWYNEEDYYKGDETLKAKSVVIYFPKDIFGEKFYGLPETKALTELFHRAQRGMKITGATHDKLKQEILTLPKKEGLDRIISLLSILKTLSETRDCYYLASTGYSHAYNVKDNHKIDEVFKYVMNNFSKEISLQDVASITNLSPQSFCRFFKNRTKKSFVQFLNEVRIGHACKRLTEEDWSIAEIAYSCGFKNLSNFNRFFKEIVGKTPKEYKNELRLKEA; from the coding sequence ATGAAACCCATCCTTATTAAAGTGGGGGCTTTTGCCGATAACCAGATCACCATCATAGAGAGATGTGATCCATATTTCAATACACCGTTTCATTTTCATCCGGAATGTGAGCTGGTATATGTGACGGAAAGCCACGGAAAAAGAATTGTGGGAGATAGCATAGAGAGCTTTGAAGAAGGCGACATGGTGTTTCTGGGACCACATATACCACATGTATGGTATAATGAAGAAGATTATTACAAAGGAGACGAAACGCTGAAGGCGAAGTCTGTGGTGATTTATTTTCCGAAAGATATTTTCGGGGAGAAGTTCTACGGATTACCGGAAACGAAGGCGTTGACGGAGCTTTTTCACCGTGCCCAGCGGGGTATGAAGATCACCGGGGCTACGCATGATAAGCTGAAACAGGAAATTTTAACCTTGCCTAAAAAAGAAGGCCTCGACAGGATTATCTCTTTACTGAGTATTCTGAAAACCCTGTCGGAAACACGGGATTGTTATTACCTTGCCAGTACCGGTTATTCACATGCCTACAATGTGAAGGACAACCACAAGATTGACGAAGTGTTTAAATATGTAATGAATAATTTCTCCAAGGAGATTTCCCTCCAGGATGTAGCCAGCATTACCAATTTATCGCCACAGTCGTTCTGTCGTTTTTTTAAGAACCGTACCAAAAAATCGTTTGTACAGTTCCTGAATGAAGTGCGTATAGGCCATGCCTGTAAACGGCTCACGGAAGAAGATTGGTCGATTGCAGAAATAGCTTATTCCTGTGGATTTAAGAACCTGTCCAATTTTAACCGGTTTTTCAAGGAAATTGTAGGCAAAACACCGAAAGAATACAAAAATGAGTTACGACTCAAAGAAGCCTAA
- a CDS encoding SusD/RagB family nutrient-binding outer membrane lipoprotein — protein sequence MQNRTNIFLLIIVTLFSGYGCTKNFDSINKNPFDFDEDELVADHRLMGEPLSQAQLNLLIYNDPPTAQLQQNLNADVFSGYMMPPTPFEGNINNTNYGLLYFWNNKPWLIAYAYVMKSCDFAQEKARGKYPDFYAWAQILKVEAMHRVSDIYGPIIYSHYGVINPDKSVDYDSQQEAYYHFFTDLDSAINVLTRYIDSNAQQRFSAFDLVYNGDYSRWVKFANTLRLRLAIRIYNVDPEKARKEGEAALRHPLGLLQDPQDLFAVNISPVTHPLNIMCYTWADLRMSAPMESILTGYKDPRLPHYFVPTDAGTNTYHGIRNGINISAKEEYSGFSQLVRFENRILFMTVAEAWFLKAEAALHNWKNAGNAANNYVQGIQASFRQYNIPNVNDYINNSTNKPNPYVDPRNPENNIPPGSPYLSKITIRWDEQATEAEKLERIITQKWIAMFPEGQEAWSEFRRTGYPKLFPVVINNSGNTIATEKFIRRLPIPQLEITTNPKAVYRARLTLGGEDTGGTPLWWDTRP from the coding sequence ATGCAAAACCGGACTAACATATTTCTGTTGATAATCGTCACCCTATTTTCAGGTTACGGCTGTACCAAAAATTTTGATAGTATCAATAAAAATCCTTTCGATTTTGATGAAGATGAACTGGTAGCAGATCACCGGCTGATGGGTGAACCCCTTTCGCAGGCACAGTTAAACCTGCTGATTTATAACGATCCACCTACTGCACAATTACAGCAGAATCTCAATGCAGATGTATTCTCCGGGTATATGATGCCTCCTACTCCCTTTGAAGGCAACATCAATAATACCAACTATGGTTTGCTCTACTTCTGGAACAATAAACCCTGGCTCATCGCTTATGCGTATGTGATGAAATCCTGCGATTTTGCACAGGAAAAAGCCCGGGGTAAGTATCCTGATTTCTATGCATGGGCACAGATCCTTAAAGTAGAAGCCATGCACAGGGTCAGTGATATTTACGGCCCTATCATCTACTCTCATTATGGTGTTATCAATCCCGATAAAAGTGTGGACTATGACTCGCAGCAGGAAGCTTATTATCATTTCTTTACGGACCTGGATTCTGCGATTAATGTGTTAACCAGGTATATTGATAGTAATGCGCAGCAACGGTTCAGTGCCTTCGATCTGGTATACAACGGCGACTATAGCCGTTGGGTAAAATTTGCCAACACCCTGCGCTTACGGCTGGCTATCCGTATATACAATGTAGATCCGGAGAAAGCCCGTAAAGAAGGAGAAGCGGCCCTGCGGCATCCGCTGGGACTGTTGCAGGACCCACAGGATTTATTTGCGGTCAATATTTCACCGGTTACGCACCCACTGAATATTATGTGCTACACCTGGGCTGATCTGCGCATGAGCGCTCCCATGGAATCGATCTTAACCGGTTACAAAGATCCACGGCTGCCGCATTATTTTGTGCCTACTGATGCCGGTACCAATACCTATCATGGTATCCGCAATGGTATCAATATTTCCGCCAAGGAAGAGTATTCCGGATTTTCGCAGCTGGTAAGATTTGAGAACAGGATTTTATTTATGACGGTAGCAGAGGCCTGGTTTCTAAAAGCAGAAGCCGCCCTGCATAACTGGAAAAATGCCGGCAATGCCGCCAATAATTATGTGCAGGGAATCCAGGCATCCTTCCGGCAGTATAATATTCCCAATGTCAACGACTATATTAACAACAGCACCAACAAACCCAATCCCTATGTAGATCCGCGCAATCCGGAAAACAATATCCCTCCCGGCAGCCCTTATTTAAGCAAGATTACCATCCGGTGGGATGAACAGGCTACCGAGGCAGAGAAGCTGGAGCGTATCATTACGCAAAAATGGATTGCTATGTTTCCGGAAGGACAGGAAGCCTGGAGTGAATTCCGACGTACCGGTTATCCTAAATTATTTCCGGTAGTGATCAACAACAGTGGTAATACCATCGCTACAGAAAAATTTATCCGCCGCCTGCCTATTCCGCAGCTCGAAATCACCACCAATCCCAAAGCAGTTTACCGGGCAAGACTTACCCTGGGAGGTGAGGATACCGGTGGTACTCCCCTTTGGTGGGATACCCGTCCATGA
- a CDS encoding RNA polymerase sigma factor produces the protein MYSSCSDNELVSLLKSDDSAAFNAIYDRYSKMLYLFVYSKLEAGEISKDVLQDIFISLWEKRHSLVLKESLKAYLYQMARHKIIDIYRKNATYRKYLQQLIEHFDAQPHSVIETVDYKAKTQDMFEAINHLPGRMKEIFMLSRFENLTVEQISTHLGLSQQTVKNQITKALKILRANYAQTDMILLVISLILTGGL, from the coding sequence ATGTACAGCAGTTGTTCCGATAACGAGTTAGTATCGCTGCTCAAAAGCGATGACAGCGCAGCCTTCAATGCCATCTACGACCGCTACAGTAAGATGCTGTATCTATTTGTATACAGTAAACTGGAGGCTGGAGAAATCAGCAAAGATGTACTGCAGGATATTTTTATCTCCCTCTGGGAAAAGCGACACTCCCTGGTGCTGAAAGAGTCGCTGAAGGCCTATCTGTACCAGATGGCCCGTCACAAAATCATAGACATATACCGTAAAAACGCCACCTACCGGAAATATTTACAACAACTTATCGAGCATTTCGATGCCCAACCGCACTCGGTGATAGAAACGGTGGATTATAAAGCCAAAACCCAGGATATGTTTGAGGCAATCAATCATCTTCCGGGCCGGATGAAAGAAATTTTTATGCTCAGCAGGTTTGAAAACCTGACCGTAGAGCAAATTTCTACTCACCTTGGCTTATCCCAGCAAACCGTAAAAAATCAGATCACCAAGGCATTAAAGATTTTAAGAGCCAACTATGCACAAACGGATATGATTCTGTTGGTTATATCCCTTATCCTGACCGGAGGTTTATAA
- a CDS encoding LacI family DNA-binding transcriptional regulator, whose product MKGISIKDIAKQAGVSPTTVSFVLNGKAKEKRISDQVSKKIQKIATRLKYKPNQLARGLRTGKTKTIGLIVEDIANNFFASLAKVMEDEADKYGYKVLYGSTEDNTEKAKGLLEVLKYRQVDGYIITPTKNLDKEIELLKTTGKPVVLMDRYFPHVSSHYVVVDNFQGTYDATSHLIQQGYRKIGIVTITSDQIQMKDRMDGYMAALKDHRIPFQKTLVKKLPFELDREHFTTEIKHFLTTVKGLDAVFFATNYLGICGIESLRSLGWQIGKKIGVISFDDHDLFRLHSPAITCVAQPIPAIGKNIINLLMQELNQPSTSPQQIVLAPELIIREST is encoded by the coding sequence ATGAAAGGAATCTCTATCAAAGATATTGCAAAACAGGCAGGAGTATCTCCTACTACCGTCTCCTTTGTACTCAACGGAAAAGCAAAAGAAAAAAGAATCAGTGACCAGGTCAGCAAAAAAATTCAAAAAATTGCTACACGGTTGAAGTACAAACCCAATCAGCTGGCACGCGGCCTGCGCACCGGAAAAACCAAAACCATCGGCCTCATAGTGGAGGATATTGCCAATAATTTCTTCGCCAGCCTCGCCAAGGTAATGGAAGATGAAGCCGATAAATACGGCTACAAAGTGCTGTATGGCAGTACAGAAGACAATACGGAAAAAGCCAAGGGACTGCTGGAAGTACTCAAATACCGCCAGGTAGACGGCTACATCATTACGCCTACCAAAAACCTGGATAAAGAAATAGAACTGCTCAAAACTACCGGCAAGCCGGTGGTACTCATGGACCGTTACTTCCCGCACGTGAGCAGCCATTACGTAGTGGTGGACAACTTTCAGGGCACCTATGATGCCACTTCCCACCTGATTCAACAGGGCTACCGGAAAATAGGCATTGTAACCATTACCTCCGATCAGATCCAGATGAAAGATCGTATGGACGGATATATGGCGGCGCTCAAAGACCACCGTATTCCTTTTCAGAAAACCCTGGTAAAAAAACTCCCCTTTGAATTGGACCGGGAACATTTCACCACGGAAATAAAACATTTCCTGACCACAGTAAAAGGCCTGGACGCCGTTTTCTTTGCCACCAACTACCTGGGTATCTGTGGTATCGAAAGTCTGCGCTCCCTCGGCTGGCAGATCGGCAAAAAAATAGGCGTCATCAGTTTCGATGACCACGACCTGTTCCGCCTGCACAGTCCTGCTATCACCTGCGTGGCACAACCCATTCCGGCTATCGGAAAAAATATCATCAACCTGCTGATGCAGGAACTCAATCAACCTTCTACCTCCCCGCAACAGATTGTACTGGCCCCGGAACTGATTATTCGTGAATCTACCTGA
- a CDS encoding SusC/RagA family TonB-linked outer membrane protein: MTSAIPQAQDPPTTIVVSIQVKNKGLEEVMTEISTKTGLNFHYDKTDLNLKKKVTLNCTQTPIDEVLALLSAQTGLKFTRINNKIIVGTANDTGSSHTVDLVNHVSLEREITGTVRDSKGTPLPGVTIQIKSTNKGTQSNAEAGFTIKAGPGDILVFSSVGFVTKEINIGTGNEMHVRMLENIKGLSELVVTALGIQKKARELPYSAQQLDGDELSAVKDANVINSLSGRSAGVTIVRNASGIGGSARVVLRGNKSTRENQPLYIVDGIPYANYTPAQPVDVWGQSNNTIGAGGRDGGDGISNINPDDIESISIMKGASAAALYGSQAANGVILITTKRGRPGKNKIDVASDFTLETPALLPPLQYRYAQKEPPGPNIIGKPQPGSIGSWGAPIQVPDHVRHFYNTGYTLTNTVSFSGGTETAQSYFSYANTTNKGILPTNKFNRHTANFRETLKLLNEKLVMDANVSFLAQNTENRLSSGLYYSPISGLYTLPRGQDFAYYSNNFEYYDNSRQLYLQNWWNIRHDKEWIGQDDQQNPVWALKRNRRLDLRYRGTATLALSYQLNNWLSVKGRGSFDKSLDQYELEAYAGTQVVLAPTNGRYTLEKELNTQLYADLMVNATGKVTNQIHLAGNIGASISDIRAHERTYNGANPNADPGLFYANKFSVSNILSSAMDAQHSVEKKQLQALFANAQVGFRNYLFLDLTARNDWSSTFAFTPTKPMGYLYYSAGLSAIWSDMFKMPEPIDFLRSRLSYARVGNDIASYSSNPAPFTLLTVAGVSRVVLNQRTPYPGVYLEPEDNRAFEVGLEARFLKNRISADVTFYKNNNYKQYMEVPAPPGTKYLTYYLNMGNIQNMGWEATLTLTPIRSKQITWTSTINFATNCNKVITLSNTSIPGADTTNMFVLTDFGVNMFGSFIKEGGSWGDIYANKELATNEQGQYLIDERGYLKTNKTFKKIGNPSPDFTLGWNNSVEFRNLTLSFLIDGRFGGKVMSITQAILDGYGVSEATAKARDNGGVALNAVYTNGAPFTGKINAETYYTTIGSRAGIGEMYMYDATNIRLRELAVSYRFPVKGKWIRSIRAGIIGRNLCFFALHAPFDPEVSMGTGNGLQGVDVFGLPPTRSMGVNFKVGF; this comes from the coding sequence ATGACTAGCGCTATCCCGCAGGCACAAGATCCACCAACAACTATTGTCGTCAGTATTCAGGTAAAGAATAAAGGCCTGGAAGAGGTAATGACAGAAATATCCACTAAAACAGGACTCAACTTTCATTACGACAAAACTGATCTTAACCTGAAAAAAAAGGTCACTTTAAATTGTACCCAAACACCTATTGATGAAGTTCTCGCGTTATTATCAGCACAAACCGGATTAAAGTTTACCCGCATTAATAATAAAATCATTGTAGGAACAGCTAACGACACCGGTTCATCACACACAGTAGACCTGGTTAATCACGTTTCACTCGAAAGAGAAATTACAGGCACCGTACGCGATAGTAAAGGCACGCCACTCCCGGGGGTTACAATTCAGATCAAGAGCACTAATAAAGGCACACAATCTAACGCCGAAGCAGGTTTTACCATTAAAGCCGGCCCCGGTGATATTCTCGTTTTCAGCTCTGTCGGTTTTGTGACCAAAGAAATCAATATAGGCACCGGCAACGAAATGCACGTACGTATGCTGGAGAATATCAAAGGACTCAGTGAGCTGGTGGTTACCGCCCTGGGCATCCAGAAAAAAGCCAGAGAACTCCCCTATTCCGCCCAGCAACTGGATGGTGATGAGCTATCTGCTGTAAAAGACGCCAATGTCATCAATTCACTGAGCGGCAGATCAGCCGGCGTTACCATTGTCCGCAATGCTTCCGGTATCGGCGGCTCCGCAAGGGTGGTGCTCCGCGGTAATAAATCTACCCGGGAAAATCAGCCCCTGTATATTGTAGACGGGATTCCCTACGCCAACTATACCCCTGCCCAGCCGGTAGACGTGTGGGGACAATCCAACAACACCATTGGCGCTGGTGGCCGCGATGGCGGAGATGGTATTTCCAACATTAACCCCGACGATATTGAAAGCATCAGCATTATGAAAGGTGCTTCTGCCGCCGCTTTATACGGCAGCCAGGCGGCCAACGGCGTGATTCTCATTACGACTAAAAGAGGCCGGCCCGGTAAAAATAAGATTGATGTCGCCTCCGACTTCACCCTGGAAACACCCGCATTGCTTCCACCACTGCAATACCGCTACGCCCAGAAAGAGCCACCCGGCCCGAATATTATCGGTAAGCCGCAGCCAGGATCTATCGGCAGCTGGGGCGCCCCCATTCAGGTACCTGATCATGTCCGTCATTTCTATAACACCGGTTATACACTCACCAATACCGTTTCCTTCAGCGGCGGTACCGAAACCGCACAAAGCTATTTTTCCTACGCCAATACCACCAATAAAGGCATTTTACCGACCAATAAATTCAACCGGCATACCGCCAATTTCCGGGAAACATTAAAGTTGCTGAATGAAAAACTGGTAATGGATGCCAACGTCTCCTTCCTGGCACAGAATACAGAGAACCGCCTCTCTTCCGGCTTATACTACAGCCCTATTTCCGGCTTGTATACCCTGCCCCGCGGACAGGACTTTGCTTATTACAGCAACAACTTCGAATATTACGACAACAGCCGCCAGCTATACCTGCAGAACTGGTGGAACATCCGGCATGATAAAGAATGGATAGGGCAGGATGATCAGCAAAATCCGGTATGGGCCCTGAAACGCAACCGGCGGCTCGACTTACGGTACCGGGGTACCGCTACCCTGGCGCTGAGTTATCAGCTCAACAACTGGTTGTCGGTGAAAGGGCGCGGCAGCTTCGATAAATCACTGGACCAGTACGAACTGGAAGCCTACGCAGGTACCCAGGTGGTACTGGCCCCCACCAATGGCCGCTATACCCTGGAAAAAGAACTCAATACCCAGCTATACGCCGACCTGATGGTGAATGCTACCGGCAAAGTGACCAACCAAATACACCTCGCCGGCAACATCGGCGCCAGCATTTCAGATATAAGGGCACATGAACGCACCTACAACGGCGCCAATCCCAATGCAGATCCGGGACTGTTCTATGCCAATAAATTTTCTGTTTCCAATATCCTGAGCAGTGCCATGGATGCACAGCACAGTGTGGAGAAAAAACAGTTACAAGCCCTCTTCGCCAATGCACAGGTGGGTTTCCGGAACTACCTGTTCCTGGACCTTACGGCACGAAACGACTGGTCCAGTACTTTTGCCTTTACTCCCACAAAGCCTATGGGATATTTATATTATTCTGCCGGCCTCTCTGCTATCTGGAGCGATATGTTTAAAATGCCGGAGCCGATAGACTTCCTCCGTTCCCGGCTCTCCTACGCCAGAGTAGGTAATGATATTGCCAGCTATTCTTCCAACCCCGCTCCTTTTACCTTACTCACCGTAGCCGGTGTATCACGGGTGGTGCTGAACCAGCGTACTCCCTATCCCGGCGTGTACCTGGAACCGGAAGACAACCGGGCATTTGAAGTGGGACTGGAAGCCAGGTTTCTCAAAAACCGTATATCCGCCGACGTTACTTTCTATAAAAACAACAACTATAAACAATACATGGAAGTACCGGCGCCTCCCGGTACCAAATACCTGACCTATTATCTGAATATGGGTAATATTCAGAACATGGGCTGGGAAGCCACACTCACCTTAACGCCTATACGTAGTAAACAAATAACCTGGACCAGCACGATCAACTTTGCCACCAACTGCAATAAGGTGATTACCCTCAGCAATACCAGCATCCCGGGAGCTGATACGACCAATATGTTTGTGCTCACCGATTTCGGGGTGAACATGTTCGGCTCCTTTATCAAAGAAGGCGGTTCCTGGGGAGATATTTATGCCAACAAAGAACTCGCTACCAATGAGCAAGGGCAGTATCTTATTGACGAACGCGGCTACCTGAAAACCAACAAGACCTTTAAGAAAATAGGCAATCCCAGTCCGGACTTTACCCTGGGCTGGAACAACAGCGTAGAATTCCGGAATCTTACCCTCAGCTTTCTGATAGATGGCCGTTTCGGCGGTAAAGTGATGAGCATCACCCAGGCCATTCTGGATGGTTACGGCGTAAGTGAAGCTACCGCCAAAGCCCGCGACAACGGAGGCGTAGCGCTGAATGCGGTTTACACCAACGGCGCCCCCTTTACGGGTAAAATAAATGCAGAAACCTATTATACTACGATCGGCAGCAGGGCAGGTATCGGAGAAATGTATATGTATGATGCTACAAATATCCGGTTACGGGAACTGGCTGTCAGCTATCGTTTTCCTGTGAAAGGGAAATGGATACGCAGCATTCGTGCCGGCATCATTGGCAGGAACCTTTGTTTTTTTGCGCTGCACGCACCTTTCGATCCGGAAGTTTCTATGGGAACAGGCAATGGCTTACAAGGCGTGGACGTATTCGGGCTACCACCCACCCGCAGTATGGGGGTTAATTTTAAAGTCGGATTTTAA